One Spirochaetota bacterium genomic region harbors:
- a CDS encoding 3D domain-containing protein produces MQKVLFSVILLMIAGLLAFAYQDLLPKNDLFEELSHTKKMDFNTTWKITAYCPGRCCNTRYTDNGVDDYTNCAAIGGVTLSGLMEQGINVAAVDPDIIPLGSIIKYNNKYYVALDTGSAIKGFTLDILMPQHKTAHDFGVKYCNDIEVFVPKRPKELIEKIRARAFVKKP; encoded by the coding sequence ATGCAAAAAGTACTATTCAGTGTGATATTACTGATGATAGCAGGATTGCTGGCATTTGCCTATCAGGATTTATTACCAAAGAATGATCTTTTTGAGGAGCTATCGCACACAAAAAAGATGGATTTTAATACCACATGGAAAATTACTGCTTACTGTCCTGGCAGATGCTGTAATACAAGGTATACTGATAACGGTGTTGATGATTATACCAATTGTGCAGCAATTGGTGGTGTTACATTATCCGGGCTTATGGAGCAGGGAATAAATGTTGCAGCCGTTGATCCAGATATTATACCTCTTGGCTCTATAATAAAATATAATAATAAATATTATGTTGCACTTGATACTGGCAGTGCCATAAAAGGTTTTACTCTTGATATTTTAATGCCTCAACATAAAACAGCACATGACTTTGGCGTAAAGTATTGTAATGATATAGAAGTGTTTGTTCCAAAGAGGCCTAAAGAACTAATTGAAAAGATACGGGCCAGGGCTTTTGTCAAAAAACCCTGA
- a CDS encoding tetratricopeptide repeat protein: protein MKIQEFNYSSITQRRLVLLSVFFSIATLVVGTVITILGITSLALYTPVWKYILTLAFSGLLFGIIAGSAILRKLQNHRIIIITQEVIVSCVAIAPVIGLLIYSDSTLRYIQILQHYYWLPYTVIFILYFCSGIKASYFLKTTSGDYIDNKNPAAMAILVALTSFIISAACGVYIYYHPYYLICYIIFPILSFVITLFLTLPFCPPVIISKGIQEETYITSRDDILFTYCNVSFIVIFTILILVTIVARHGLFLHIILYSLIAIIVSFIIGAIASQFIKTHTTVFIYGEMLYPFLFLAFIIVNHSNTIPYYASIIAAAPFSVFAGLTFGTSLQQIVLKNNHQSRYTLLLFSFFIIPIPIIIAFIWIELTYLWFFMLIYVLAIVTIVFPGLYLLQNTKRSVSSILYFVISLLFIPAIIITHIYFKLPFSNTLVHRYCSGYDSIAMANFNSSFITQPATAYIQGIPVCSLNEHSARDIKRSIVLSSLFTGSGHTIVIDGYHKFFTNNLYSILPSPVIIDYIPDRIVDYQKPTITGVEQYATVHSNILAAIYGKKGTIIDIPNIFDHYMYAFRFSDAYIASIKQHVDDYYFMIIDVTHLPLQHLSSFSAALQKHFSHTLVAIYGNHMIIGATNMPTGFVIDQAKVQKLENLIQTTPVSNIFINAEHALSYILYTSVQSIVPPDSKHEYMVLNFKKPDVVSYHNSYAQTVIATNDAVISFADKTPYWVNTLQVRMFYAKRINELLKQSEYYGIQQQFEREMQTLMDLRRAGEYMPSLRQYIINVISYKEKLYENIAFLYEKDKQWDKAISLYSAMLAVNPNNFTANYRIGIISATIQNMDNAFKYLNNAMRINPNNPDVLYQLGILLISQGKYPEALNYLLQAHQMNMATASLFFNIGLCYESLKNLEEAKRYYEKAKLLDPNDPSIQSSLERFSGKKDEPTNQNDSRTNQLDEEKGESFPLPINQSAYDVRLKENELKDEDKVNMPR from the coding sequence ATGAAAATACAAGAATTTAATTATTCCAGTATAACACAGCGACGGCTTGTCCTGCTTTCAGTATTTTTCTCAATTGCGACACTTGTTGTAGGTACTGTGATAACTATTCTGGGTATCACCTCGTTAGCACTGTATACCCCTGTATGGAAGTATATCCTGACTTTGGCATTTTCCGGCCTGCTTTTTGGCATTATTGCCGGGAGTGCTATATTACGCAAGTTACAAAATCATAGAATTATCATCATTACACAGGAAGTTATAGTTTCATGCGTGGCGATAGCTCCGGTCATTGGCCTCCTTATTTACAGCGACAGCACTTTAAGATATATACAAATTCTTCAACATTACTACTGGTTGCCATATACGGTAATTTTTATATTGTACTTTTGTTCAGGAATAAAAGCATCCTACTTTCTGAAAACAACCAGCGGCGACTATATTGACAATAAAAACCCGGCCGCAATGGCAATACTTGTTGCTCTAACGTCATTCATTATATCTGCAGCGTGTGGAGTATATATATATTATCATCCCTACTATCTTATCTGCTATATTATTTTTCCAATACTATCGTTTGTCATTACGTTATTTCTTACACTGCCGTTTTGCCCTCCCGTTATCATTTCTAAAGGTATTCAAGAAGAAACTTATATTACCTCGCGCGATGATATTCTCTTCACATATTGTAATGTTTCGTTTATAGTTATATTCACTATTCTCATACTTGTTACTATCGTTGCCCGCCATGGGCTATTTTTGCACATTATTCTTTATTCACTTATTGCCATAATCGTAAGCTTCATTATAGGAGCTATCGCCTCACAATTTATAAAAACACATACTACTGTGTTTATTTACGGCGAAATGCTGTATCCATTTCTTTTCCTTGCTTTTATCATTGTAAATCACAGCAATACCATTCCTTATTATGCAAGTATTATTGCAGCAGCCCCTTTTAGTGTATTTGCAGGATTAACATTTGGTACATCCCTGCAGCAGATTGTACTGAAAAATAACCATCAGTCACGATACACTTTGCTACTCTTTTCCTTTTTTATTATTCCAATTCCCATAATTATTGCATTTATATGGATAGAATTAACCTATTTGTGGTTTTTCATGCTTATCTATGTACTGGCAATAGTTACTATAGTATTTCCCGGTTTGTATCTTTTACAGAATACCAAACGATCTGTATCGTCAATACTGTACTTTGTTATAAGTTTGCTATTTATACCTGCTATTATTATTACACATATTTATTTTAAATTGCCATTTTCAAATACACTGGTTCATAGATATTGCAGTGGCTATGACTCCATAGCAATGGCAAATTTTAATTCATCATTTATAACACAACCTGCAACTGCATATATCCAGGGCATACCAGTATGTTCATTAAACGAACACTCAGCGCGGGATATAAAGCGTTCAATTGTGCTTTCCAGCCTTTTTACAGGTTCAGGTCATACTATTGTCATAGATGGCTATCACAAATTTTTTACCAACAATCTTTATAGCATACTACCTTCCCCGGTTATCATAGATTATATTCCCGACCGCATTGTTGATTATCAAAAACCAACTATAACTGGCGTGGAACAGTATGCAACTGTTCATAGCAATATTCTTGCTGCAATATACGGTAAAAAAGGGACCATCATTGATATCCCAAATATCTTTGATCACTATATGTATGCATTTCGCTTTTCAGATGCATACATTGCCAGCATTAAACAACACGTTGATGATTACTATTTTATGATAATTGACGTAACACATCTTCCATTACAACATTTGAGTAGCTTTTCCGCGGCTTTGCAGAAACACTTTTCACATACACTCGTTGCCATTTACGGCAATCATATGATCATTGGTGCAACAAACATGCCCACTGGGTTTGTTATTGATCAGGCCAAAGTACAAAAATTGGAAAACCTCATTCAGACAACACCAGTTTCAAACATCTTTATTAATGCTGAACATGCATTATCGTATATACTATACACCTCTGTACAATCTATAGTACCGCCTGATAGTAAACATGAATACATGGTCCTTAATTTTAAAAAACCTGATGTTGTATCATACCACAATAGCTATGCTCAAACAGTCATTGCTACCAATGATGCAGTCATAAGTTTTGCTGATAAAACCCCTTACTGGGTTAACACACTACAGGTAAGGATGTTTTATGCCAAAAGGATAAATGAATTATTAAAACAATCTGAATACTATGGCATACAACAGCAGTTTGAACGTGAGATGCAGACGCTCATGGATTTGCGTCGTGCGGGAGAATATATGCCATCGCTGCGGCAATACATCATTAATGTAATCAGCTATAAAGAAAAACTTTATGAAAACATTGCATTCCTATACGAAAAAGACAAACAATGGGATAAAGCTATATCATTATATTCAGCCATGCTTGCAGTCAATCCCAACAATTTTACTGCAAATTACCGTATTGGCATAATAAGCGCAACAATCCAGAACATGGACAATGCATTTAAATATCTCAACAATGCAATGAGGATCAACCCAAATAACCCCGATGTTCTGTATCAGTTGGGGATACTCTTAATATCGCAGGGCAAATATCCCGAAGCCCTCAACTATTTGTTACAAGCCCATCAAATGAATATGGCAACCGCATCGTTATTTTTTAATATTGGCCTATGTTACGAATCACTGAAGAATCTTGAGGAAGCAAAACGATACTACGAAAAGGCAAAACTGCTTGATCCCAACGATCCATCAATACAATCAAGTCTTGAGCGCTTTTCCGGAAAAAAAGATGAACCCACAAATCAGAACGATTCGCGTACAAACCAACTGGATGAAGAAAAAGGCGAAAGCTTCCCATTACCTATCAATCAATCAGCGTATGATGTTCGTCTTAAGGAAAACGAGCTTAAGGATGAAGACAAAGTTAACATGCCACGATAG
- a CDS encoding Na/Pi cotransporter family protein — translation MNGFSIGITIFGGLGLFLFGMKIMSESLQQAAGERLKGILWRVSSNRFKGVFTGLFITSIIQSSSATTVMLVSFVSAGLLTLQQSIGIIYGANIGTTVTGWLVALIGFKVKITAVALPCIGIGFFIRFISNEKVRYYGEVLLGFGVLFFGLDIMSNAVKDLRNSEAILSLMSRYSAVDIPSTLIVVVIGTIITMIVQSSSATVAMTMTLAVNGLIDFPTACAFILGENIGTTITANIAAIGASTEAKQAARAHFLFNLIGVIWIMFIFHKLFVPFVDWLVPGNPYSDILAVRSKVIADHMAAFHTAFNVINTIVFLPFVDVLAKLATKLAPKPEGEKDEFHLKYITTALVATPTININQARLEIKRMCGIVLEMFDMVMEVFHHPKEKLGTQVEQIIKLENLTDHLEKEISNFLVNILQNNISYEQSEEVSSLLHTVNELERIGDNCESLLKLIRRKYEQGIEFSDEAVKGIDEIAVKVREFLVLINDNITIRNKDIMSDSKFLEDRIDELRNELRKGHVNRLNEGICDVNAGLIFIDMLSKFEKIGDHAFNVAESISGVRVF, via the coding sequence ATGAATGGTTTTTCGATAGGTATCACAATCTTTGGTGGATTAGGATTATTTTTATTTGGAATGAAGATCATGAGCGAATCCCTGCAACAAGCAGCAGGTGAAAGGCTGAAGGGCATTTTATGGAGAGTGAGCAGCAACCGGTTTAAGGGAGTTTTTACCGGTTTATTCATCACATCAATAATACAGTCCTCAAGTGCAACAACTGTAATGCTGGTAAGCTTTGTAAGTGCTGGACTTTTAACATTGCAACAATCAATTGGTATTATATATGGTGCCAATATCGGGACAACGGTTACTGGATGGCTTGTTGCCTTAATTGGATTTAAAGTTAAGATTACTGCTGTTGCATTGCCATGTATAGGTATTGGTTTTTTTATACGGTTTATATCAAATGAAAAGGTACGATACTACGGCGAAGTGTTGCTTGGATTTGGTGTTCTTTTCTTTGGGCTTGATATTATGAGCAATGCAGTCAAAGACCTTCGTAATTCTGAGGCAATATTAAGCCTCATGTCACGTTATAGCGCAGTTGATATACCTTCAACATTGATTGTGGTTGTCATTGGAACAATTATAACTATGATTGTCCAATCGTCAAGTGCAACCGTTGCTATGACAATGACACTGGCAGTAAATGGCCTTATAGATTTCCCAACTGCATGTGCATTCATCTTAGGTGAAAACATAGGAACAACTATCACTGCAAATATTGCAGCAATTGGAGCTTCAACTGAGGCTAAACAAGCTGCCCGCGCGCATTTTTTGTTTAACTTAATTGGTGTAATATGGATTATGTTTATCTTTCATAAACTTTTTGTGCCATTTGTAGACTGGCTTGTTCCCGGTAATCCTTATTCAGATATTCTGGCAGTACGATCAAAGGTAATTGCAGACCATATGGCAGCATTCCACACCGCCTTTAATGTTATCAACACTATTGTATTTTTACCATTTGTCGATGTTTTGGCAAAGCTTGCAACAAAACTTGCACCAAAACCCGAAGGTGAAAAAGATGAATTCCATTTAAAATATATCACTACTGCACTGGTTGCCACACCTACAATCAACATCAATCAGGCTCGCCTGGAAATCAAGCGAATGTGTGGTATTGTCCTTGAGATGTTTGACATGGTGATGGAAGTATTCCATCACCCAAAAGAAAAATTAGGAACACAGGTTGAGCAAATTATAAAACTGGAAAACCTCACCGATCACCTTGAAAAAGAGATCTCCAACTTTCTTGTAAATATTTTGCAAAACAACATATCATATGAACAGAGTGAAGAAGTATCCTCACTTCTGCATACGGTCAATGAGTTAGAGCGCATAGGCGATAACTGTGAATCGTTACTTAAGCTTATACGAAGAAAATATGAACAGGGTATTGAATTTTCCGATGAAGCAGTAAAAGGAATTGATGAGATTGCAGTAAAAGTGAGGGAATTTTTGGTTTTGATTAATGACAACATCACAATACGCAATAAGGACATAATGTCCGATTCCAAATTCCTTGAAGACAGAATTGACGAATTAAGAAATGAGTTGCGTAAGGGTCATGTCAACCGCCTGAATGAAGGAATATGTGATGTCAACGCTGGCCTTATTTTTATTGATATGCTCTCAAAATTTGAAAAAATTGGTGACCATGCATTTAATGTAGCTGAAAGCATCTCGGGTGTCAGGGTTTTTTGA
- a CDS encoding DedA family protein has product MFDDLIQQLPSLIESRSNPLLYLLLCISAILENLIPPVPGDVVTAFGAFLVGTGKLDFFWVYISTTIGSVMGFVMLFLVGKFFGKELIIKKNFSFFNKEAILKAEKWVQTYGIWLVLANRFLPGIRSVISLTTGFSNLSTYKVVMFSFISSSLWNCILIYLGYSLGNNWIIVQGKVSTMLSQYSTIIGLIFLGIAMVYFFIKLKKYVAKK; this is encoded by the coding sequence ATGTTTGATGATTTGATACAACAGTTGCCTTCACTCATCGAATCCCGAAGTAATCCTTTGCTTTATTTATTGTTATGCATATCTGCAATTTTGGAAAATCTTATCCCCCCTGTGCCAGGTGATGTTGTTACTGCATTTGGGGCTTTTCTTGTTGGCACAGGAAAATTGGATTTTTTCTGGGTTTACATTTCAACAACTATTGGATCTGTTATGGGTTTTGTCATGTTATTTTTAGTTGGCAAGTTTTTTGGCAAGGAATTAATCATCAAAAAAAACTTTTCTTTTTTCAATAAAGAGGCTATATTGAAAGCTGAGAAGTGGGTACAGACGTATGGGATTTGGCTGGTTTTGGCTAACAGGTTTTTACCAGGCATACGAAGTGTCATATCCTTGACTACGGGCTTTTCAAACCTTTCTACATATAAAGTTGTGATGTTTTCTTTCATCAGCTCATCCTTATGGAACTGTATTCTTATATACTTAGGATATTCCCTGGGTAATAACTGGATTATTGTACAGGGTAAAGTAAGTACTATGTTATCGCAATACAGCACAATAATAGGTTTAATTTTTTTAGGTATTGCAATGGTATACTTTTTTATTAAATTGAAAAAATATGTAGCTAAAAAATAA
- a CDS encoding zinc-ribbon domain-containing protein: protein MIVRCSECNAAYQVDDEKVENKRFAFTCPKCKTHVIIDNRIEKVPERSFDQRLVEQKAERKPEQHVHTTDEFEDILQQEHYDVHAEKDISKADEDLLSDIESFDEPQPKKRKLEDEFAPIESETIDLSDFSAEELKSATEEIQLPEEPLDKDLLLEGDIKSDEIFSKEKDLDESITIDLDTLDIPLDESTVIEETEISEKPSVLEREKLPVEDIDFDDILVSDEEIPKKTKAKKPVEKETIDDITLDLDSLDIQLEEHEEVLPGEQILEEDEKLTLEDAGLTIDELIEEETKKPVEDEEDLKLSLDEIEPGLTVDDLHKELTESEIETIMSKGMDLPEVDLDKFEMEDTQTKTYVPEEFEYAEKETIDSVPAGFVNVTVDFALSYSRTGAALRLLGVYFISLLPHIIVNTIYSVVSSIVGFLNWCVILFTRQFIDDFADIQQNTLRYCIAIIAYAAQIIEDKPVYAGRPKVEHSLQLDIVYPSEPSRLLAFLRITVIGILIAALPHLLLLVVLTLGMLVLIPVGLICIIATKRWPSLLFDFMYRYYRYYARVSAYIMGLVDKYPSFIF, encoded by the coding sequence ATGATTGTACGATGCAGCGAATGTAATGCAGCCTATCAGGTTGATGATGAAAAGGTAGAGAACAAGCGTTTTGCATTTACCTGCCCCAAATGCAAGACTCATGTTATTATAGACAACCGTATAGAAAAAGTGCCAGAGAGAAGTTTTGACCAGAGGCTTGTGGAACAAAAAGCTGAACGGAAGCCAGAACAACATGTCCATACTACAGACGAATTTGAAGATATACTGCAACAGGAACACTATGACGTACATGCAGAAAAAGATATTTCAAAGGCTGATGAGGATTTGCTTTCAGATATTGAGTCATTTGATGAGCCCCAACCAAAAAAAAGAAAACTTGAAGACGAATTTGCCCCAATTGAAAGCGAAACAATAGACCTATCCGATTTTTCTGCTGAGGAATTAAAGAGCGCTACTGAAGAAATACAACTCCCCGAGGAGCCACTTGATAAAGACCTATTGCTTGAAGGCGACATCAAATCCGATGAGATTTTCTCCAAGGAGAAAGATCTTGATGAAAGTATAACAATTGATCTTGATACACTTGACATCCCTCTTGATGAATCCACAGTAATTGAGGAAACTGAGATTTCTGAAAAACCTTCAGTCCTTGAGAGGGAAAAGCTTCCGGTGGAAGATATTGACTTTGATGATATTTTGGTTTCTGATGAGGAAATTCCTAAGAAAACAAAAGCAAAGAAACCCGTTGAAAAAGAAACAATAGATGACATTACTCTTGATCTTGATTCGCTGGACATTCAGCTTGAGGAGCATGAAGAGGTGTTGCCAGGTGAACAAATACTTGAAGAAGATGAAAAGCTTACTCTGGAGGATGCTGGTTTAACAATAGATGAGTTAATTGAAGAAGAAACAAAGAAGCCGGTGGAAGATGAGGAAGATTTAAAGCTTTCTTTAGACGAAATTGAGCCAGGACTAACGGTTGATGACTTGCATAAAGAGTTAACAGAATCAGAAATTGAAACAATAATGTCAAAGGGAATGGATTTACCCGAAGTAGATCTTGATAAATTTGAAATGGAAGATACCCAAACTAAAACATATGTTCCTGAAGAATTTGAATATGCTGAAAAAGAAACTATAGATTCAGTGCCTGCTGGTTTTGTCAATGTAACCGTTGATTTTGCATTGTCATATTCTAGAACAGGTGCAGCATTACGGCTCCTGGGTGTTTATTTTATTTCATTGCTGCCACATATAATTGTCAATACCATCTACAGTGTAGTGTCATCGATAGTTGGCTTTTTGAACTGGTGCGTAATATTATTTACCAGGCAATTCATAGATGATTTTGCCGACATACAGCAAAATACATTACGATATTGTATTGCAATTATAGCCTATGCAGCACAGATAATTGAAGACAAGCCTGTATATGCAGGGAGGCCAAAGGTTGAGCATAGCCTGCAGCTTGATATTGTATATCCTTCAGAGCCATCGCGCTTGTTAGCGTTTTTGCGAATTACAGTAATAGGCATACTTATTGCAGCACTCCCTCATCTGCTGCTGCTTGTAGTGCTGACGCTTGGAATGCTTGTCCTTATACCTGTTGGCCTTATTTGTATAATTGCAACAAAGCGCTGGCCATCACTGTTATTTGATTTCATGTACCGGTATTACAGATACTACGCACGTGTCAGTGCGTATATTATGGGACTGGTTGACAAATATCCTTCATTCATTTTTTGA